The Rhipicephalus sanguineus isolate Rsan-2018 chromosome 7, BIME_Rsan_1.4, whole genome shotgun sequence genome includes a window with the following:
- the LOC125759140 gene encoding uncharacterized protein K02A2.6-like gives MKMLARSYVWWPQLTQDIENVVKSCCTCQLTKNASPKAPLQTWGWPSRRWQRIHLDFAFADNKWLLVLVDAHSKWVEVFVMNSTTTEKTVERLRGVFASYGLPEEVVTDNGPQFTAKSFTEFLLKNGVRHTRTPPYHPASNGSAERCVQTVKRDLTRQLLDERSSGQSKTLQHRIDLFLFRYRNTPTTTTGQTPAELFLSWSPRTRLTMLQPDLERRMEERFSKVKAQVDERRGSERAYKEGESVLVQGLRPGDPKWLIGVIERRCSAVTYLVRVGSENRFTHVDNLRPRYFESVEEGPSERPCFVPSSIPDPGSEAPPTSPRPLPVREPPRSATAPPEPPGDSAPSEQPNASPHQVSAPAASPLLIPASPLGAQTLRRSARTRKPPDWYRP, from the coding sequence ATGAAAATGCTCGCGCGCAGCTATGTCTGGTGGCCTCAGTTAACCCAAGATATTGAAAATGTTGTTAAAAGTTGCTGTACTTGTCAGTTGACGAAGAACGCTTCACCTAAGGCCCCACTACAAACTTGGGGTTGGCCGAGCCGCAGATGGCAGCGAATCCACCTGGATTTTGCATTCGCAGACAACAAGTGGCTCCTCGTGCTGGTGGATGCCCACTCCAAGTGGGTGGAGGTGTTTGTGATGAATTCAACAACGACCGAGAAGACCGTCGAGAGGCTGCGTGGGGTGTTCGCATCGTATGGCCTTCCAGAGGAGGTTGTTACGGACAACGGGCCTCAGTTCACGGCAAAGAGTTTCACAGAGTTCCTGCTTAAGAACGGAGTGCGGCACACCAGAACACCTCCCTACCACCCCGCATCCAATGGAAGCGCCGAGAGATGCGTCCAGACGGTGAAACGGGATCTTACGCGACAGCTTCTCGACGAAAGGTCATCGGGCCAGAGTAAGACCCTACAGCACCGCATAGATCTCTTTCTGTTCAGGTACCGGAACACACCGACCACAACCACGGGGCAGACACCAGCAGAACTGTTTTTGTCGTGGTCGCCCCGCACTCGCCTGACTATGCTACAGCCAGACCTGGAGAGACGGATGGAAGAACGGTTCTCCAAAGTAAAGGCCCAAGTTGACGAAAGAAGAGGGTCGGAAAGAGCTTACAAAGAGGGGGAAAGCGTTCTGGTCCAAGGCCTTCGTCCAGGTGATCCCAAGTGGCTGATAGGTGTCATCGAAAGAAGGTGCAGTGCCGTTACGTACCTTGTGCGCGTAGGATCCGAAAACAGGTTCACGCATGTAGACAATTTACGTCCGCGCTACTTTGAGAGTGTCGAAGAAGGCCCCAGTGAGCGTCCCTGTTTCGTGCCCAGCTCAATTCCAGACCCTGGGTCCGAAGCCCCTCCTACGAGCCCCCGTCCCCTTCCGGTTCGTGAGCCTCCCAGGTCTGctaccgcaccgccggagccacccGGAGACTCAGCTCCCTCGGAACAACCAAATGCAAGTCCACATCAAGTCTCTGCCCCGGCAGCGTCCCCTCTGCTAATACCTGCGTCTCCTCTGGGTGCTCAGACTCTTCGACGCAGTGCTCGTACAAGAAAACCTCCCGATTGGTATAGGCCATAA
- the LOC119399694 gene encoding LOW QUALITY PROTEIN: putative phospholipase B-like 2 (The sequence of the model RefSeq protein was modified relative to this genomic sequence to represent the inferred CDS: deleted 1 base in 1 codon), giving the protein MGGTKILLMLALAEALCQVSSGIEAWVTLTYVPASFEIKHGRRPSDSDDVVAWGSFKNAINETGFGYLEIYTNEKLPDEYQAYGAGFLEGYLTKDLIRMHFDNQWADYCVNETAYCKKLYSFFEENVRHMNEQAEQYRSTSPYWHQVDLILNQMAGLDDARRGHTKYFPSWSYVNATDLLFLNADGDLEDLEGALKRRVGRKVLGSGSCSALVKVLPGNRDIYFSQVTWSTYASMLRILKKYSLRFHKTFESTELIPGHTLTFSSAPGRIFSGDDFYLISSGLATMETTIGNGNPDLYQYITPQTNLEFVRNIVANRLATTGKEWSDLFAEHNSGTYNNQWMVLDYKKFTPRQPLPDGLLYVLEQLPHYINITDATHVLRNQSYWPSYNVPSSEFIFNMSGNQKQVEKFGDWFTYDKTPRALIFKRDHGNVQDMDSMIKLMRYNDYKNDPLSRCNCTPPYSAENAISARSDLNPPDGTYPFGALGHRAHGSTDMKLTNSSLFANLEFTAVGGPTWDQVPPFQWSTSGLKDRHEGQPDLWKFKPFTHQWHSSISEN; this is encoded by the exons ATGGGGGGCACAAAGATTCTGTTGATGCTCGCTCTGGCGGAAGCCCTGTGCCAGGTGAGCTCGGGCATCGAAGCCTGGGTCACCCTTACCTACGTGCCGGCCTCTTTCGAGATCAAACACGGACGCCGTCCTAGTGACAGCGACGATGTGGTTGCCTGGGGATCGTTCAAGAATGCCATCAACGAAACAGG GTTCGGCTACCTCGAGATCTACACAAACGAGAAGTTACCGGACGAGTACCAGGCATACGGGGCGGGATTTCTGGAAGGCTACCTCACCAAGGACCTGATTCGAATGCATTTCGATAATCAGTGGGCGGACTACTGCGTCAACGAGACGGCGTACTGCAAGAAGCTTTACAGCTTTTTCGAGGAGAACGTGCGTCACATGAACGAACAGGCTGAGCAGTACCGGTCTACAAGCCCGTACTGGCATCAG GTCGACCTGATCCTCAATCAGATGGCAGGGTTGGACGACGCCCGGAGAGGCCACACTAAGTACTTTCCCAGTTGGTCGTACGTCAACGCCACAGACTTGCT GTTCCTGAATGCGGACGGCGACTTGGAAGACCTCGAGGGCGCCCTGAAGCGCCGTGTCGGCCGCAAGGTCCTGGGCTCAGGCTCCTGCTCGGCGCTTGTTAAGGTG TTGCCCGGTAACAGGGACATCTACTTCTCTCAAGTCACGTGGTCCACCTATGCCAGCATGCTCAGGATACTCAAGAAGTACTCGCTGCGCTTCCACAAGACCTTCGAGTCGA CCGAGCTGATCCCGGGCCACACGCTCACATTCTCCTCTGCACCAGGAAGGATATTCTCCGGCGATGACTTCTACCTCATCTCGTCCGGCCTG GCCACCATGGAAACGACTATCGGCAACGGCAATCCCGACCTTTACCAGTACATCACTCCTCAGACCAACTTGGAGTTCGTACGCAACATCGTGGCCAACCGACTGGCAACCACGGGCAAGGAGTGGAGTGACCTGTTCGCAGAACACAACAGTGGCAC CTACAACAACCAGTGGATGGTGCTGGACTACAAGAAATTCACGCCCAGACAGCCGTTGCCCGATGGACTTCTCTACGTGCTGGAGCAACTACC TCACTACATCAACATCACCGACGCCACCCACGTCCTTCGGAACCAATCTTACTGGCCCAGCTACAACGTACC TTCATCCGAGTTTATCTTCAACATGAGCGGTAACCAGAAGCAGGTGGAAAAGTTCGGCGATTGGTTCACGTACGACAAGACACCACGGGCGCTTATCTTCAAGCGAGACCACGGCAACGTTCAAGACATGGACTCAATGATCAAACTCATGAG GTACAACGACTACAAGAACGACCCCCTGTCGCGCTGCAATTGCACGCCTCCGTACAGCGCCGAAAACGCTATTTCGGCACGTAGCGATCTGAACCCTCCGGACGGCACGTATCCCTTCGGAGCACTTGGACACCGAGCTCACGGCTCCACTGACATGAAG CTAACCAACTCAAGCCTCTTCGCGAACCTGGAATTCACGGCTGTCGGTGGGCCCACCTGGGACCAGGTGCCTCCTTTCCAGTGGAGCACATCGGGACTCAAGGACCGTCACGAAGGACAACCGGACCTCTGGAAGTTCAAACCATTCACTCATCAGTGGCACTCATCAATCAGCGAGAACTGA